The Desulfovibrio litoralis DSM 11393 genomic interval AAAATAGTAACAATGCCTAACCCGCCCATCATACGACCGACCAGCATTTCACAAAATTCTACTATTTGTCCCGCTATGTTTCCTTTTTCCATTAGAGAACCGGCTAAAATAAAAGCAGGAACAGCCAAAAGGGGAAACATTTCCGTTATTTTATATAAATCAAGAGGAATAATAGACATCGGCGTTGAACTAAAAAACAAAACAAAAACAGTAGCCGCACCTATTGCAACGAAAATAGGCACACCGATAAACAAAAGAAAGAAAAGTGCAATCCAAATAAGAACTGTAATATCCATTAGTCATCTCCTGCATGAAATAGTGGAGAAAAATCCCTGTCTTTTATCATAATTACCCAAAGCTGTATAATGCGGATACTTTGCAGGGCAAAACCCAGAGGAATAATTGCAAAAATCCAACGCAAATCAATTAACAAAGCACCGGAAATTTGTGGTCTTCTTGCCATCATCTGAATATATTCAATGCAATAATAAATAACAACAAGATTAAACGCCAGCCAAATGAGCGAAGATAACGTTGCACAAGCAAGGCGTATTGAATACGGAAGTTTTTTAAGATGGGCACTAACCCGTATATGAGTATTGTATCTTGCACCAATAGCCGCCGAGATATAAACAAGAGCGAGTAAGGCAAAACGCGATAATTCTTCCGCCCAACCTATTGAACGCCCAAATCCAAATCTGGCGATAACTTGAATAAACTGTAATCCGATAATACTGAACAACATTACACCACATAGGGCGAGTTCCATATTATCAAGATATTTTAAGGTTCTTTTCCACATTTATCCCTCCTACTTAAAAAGGTGTTGTCAATCAGCATTTTTTGATTTAGTATAATTATACAATAATGTAATTATACTAAATTGTACTTTTTCTGATAATATGCTACACTAAAATCTAAGTCAATCTTTTATGACAATTAATTGTATTTTATGTAACTATTTCATGTTAGAGCTTGTTTCCTCTGAATTAACTTGCTGTATATGTTGTATTTTTTTATTTATAAAAATGTAATGTTTTTTGCTTAATAAACATTTTAACTCTTTTTAACCGAGCGAGGTTGCTGTTATGAAATTACATACGATTAAAAATTTATTTGCTAAATCTGAAAAAACTGATTGGGCTTTGCCTCATTTTAATACACATAATGCCGAGCTTGTGCGTGCGGTAATTAAAGCGGCTGAGGCGGAAAAGGCTCCTGTAATTATTGCGGTTGGCCCTTCTTCTATTTCCCACCTTGGTTCTTTGGCGGCTTTAAGTGAGTTGATTAAAGTAATGGTAAAAGAAAGTTCCGCTTCTGTTGCCTTACACCTTGATCATGCTAAAGATATTAATTTGGTGAAAGCGGCTCTTGATTGTGGTTTTAGTTCCGTAATGTTTGACGGTTCTTCTTTGGAGTATGCCGAAAACGTAAGACTCACCTCAGAAGTTGTAAAAATGGCTCATGATAAGGGTGCTGATGCAGAGGGCGAAATAGGAATGGTGCCACACGGAGCTGATGCAATTGGCAAAACTCCTTTGACAGATA includes:
- a CDS encoding class II fructose-bisphosphate aldolase, giving the protein MKLHTIKNLFAKSEKTDWALPHFNTHNAELVRAVIKAAEAEKAPVIIAVGPSSISHLGSLAALSELIKVMVKESSASVALHLDHAKDINLVKAALDCGFSSVMFDGSSLEYAENVRLTSEVVKMAHDKGADAEGEIGMVPHGADAIGKTPLTDIEQALEFAEKTKVDLLAVSVGSSHSMRSQDATLDVELIKKIYTAGKVPLVLHGGSGVVDADIKRAIPCGLRKININTALKMAFVNGIEKELAKDKTIDMLPLFQSGMNSAEAYAIDRIKLCNASNRA
- a CDS encoding TRAP transporter small permease, whose protein sequence is MWKRTLKYLDNMELALCGVMLFSIIGLQFIQVIARFGFGRSIGWAEELSRFALLALVYISAAIGARYNTHIRVSAHLKKLPYSIRLACATLSSLIWLAFNLVVIYYCIEYIQMMARRPQISGALLIDLRWIFAIIPLGFALQSIRIIQLWVIMIKDRDFSPLFHAGDD